The genomic region CAGCGGTTCCCAGCTCACCGATGGCCGAGGAGTACAGCAGCTGCGCCAGCGGTGAGTCGAGCAGTTCCAGTACCACCTGCGTCTCCGGATCCCCGAAGCGGCAGTTGAACTCGATCACCTTCGGTCCCTCGTCGGTGATCACCAGACCCGCGTACAACAGGCCCGCGAACGGGGTTCCCCGGCGGCCCATCTCGGCGAGCACCGGGTCGAGTACGTCCCGCTGCACGGTCTCGACCAGGTCGTCCGCGATCCACGGCAACGGCGCGTAGGCACCCATCCCGCCGGTGTTCGGTCCGGTGTCGCCGTCGCCGACCCGTTTGAAGTCCTGGGCCGGGATCAGCGGAACACAGCGGGATCCGTCGCAGACGGCGAACAATGACACCTCAGGGCCCGCCAGGTACTCCTCCACCAGCGCCGGGTGACCCGCGGCGAGCACGTCGTGGGCGTGCGCCGCGGCGACGGCCCGGTCGATGGTGACGACGACGCCCTTGCCGGCTGCCAGCCCGTCGTCCTTCACGACGTAGGGCGCGCCGAACTCCTCCAGTGCCCGATCGACCGCCTCGGCGGGGACGTCGGCGGCCAGCGAGACGGCGCGGCCGGTGGGCACACCGGCGGCGGCCATCACGTCCTTCGCGAACGCCTTGCTGCCCTCGATCGCCGCGGCAGCCGCGGTCGGCCCGAACGCCGGGATGCCGGCGGACCGCAGGGCATCGACCGCGCCGGCGACCAGCGGAATCTCCGGTCCGATCACCACCAGGTCGACCTCCAGCGACACCGCCAACGCCGTGACGGCGGCCGGGTCGGCGATCGTCAGCGAGTGCGCGGTGGCGAGGTCGTGGGTGCCGGCGTTGCCGGGGGCGATGTGCAGCTCCCGGACTTGAGGATCGCGGGCCAGCCCGCGCAGCAAGGCGTGTTCACGAGCTCCGGAGCCGATGACGAGGATGCGCACCCGACCAGGCTAGGTGGTGGATCCCGCGACCTCCGCAGGACTCCTCCGCGCGTCAAACCCGTGGCGTGTTCGGCAGCGGCGGGCAAAGCTGGGCGGATGCCGATCGAGCTCACGCCGCCGTATCAGGACCTGACCTTCATGACCCCACTGTCGGAGGGGCATGCGGACCGGTTGGTCGCATTCGCCTCCCGTGACACGAACTCGGTGGTGGACGTCGGCTGTGGCTGGGCGGAACTACTGCTCAGGGTGGTCGCCGGGGCACCGGGGGCTCGCGGAGTGGGCATTGATCTGGACCAGACGGCGATCGAGCACGGCCGCTCGACGGCGGCGCTGCGGCACCTGGACTCCCGGGTCGATCTCCGCGTCGGCGACGCCGCAGAGACTCCTGGCGACCGGGTCGATGCGGCGATCTGCATCGGGGCCAGCCAGATCTGGGGGCCACCCGTCGAACAGGCGCAGCCGCTGGACTACCGGGCGGCGTTGCACGCACTGCGGTCGCTGCTGACCCGCGGTGGGCGACTGGTCTACGGCGAGGGAGTGTGGTCGAGGGAGCCCACCCCAGCCGCGACCGCAGCGCTGTCCGGCCGCGCCGACGAGTTCATCGCCCTCCCCGACGTGCTCGACATCGCGGTGTCGGAAGGGTTCCGGCCGGTGCACGTGTTCGAGGCGTCCCAGGACGAGTGGGACGAGTTCGAATCGGGATACTCGGCCTGCTACGCCACCTGGCTGAGCAGGCATCCCTGCGATCATCCGGACGCCGACGCCGTCCGGCAGCGCGCGGACCGGCAACGGCAGGCCTACTTCCGCGGGTACCGGGGTGTTCTCGGCATGGCGTACTTCGGCCTCATCGCCGTCTGAGCCGCCGGATCTGCTCGACTCGCGCAGTCGGCCCGACGTGAAAGGCTGTCGCCATGAACGCCGCGCCCATGAACGCCGCGCCCACGAACCCCGCGCCCACGAACCCCGATGCACCCGACGTCGCCACGGGTGTACCGCTCGAGGTCCACCTCACCACCATCCGGCGAGCCGCCAGATCGTTGGCCGAGCACCTCGGCGTCACCGGTCCCGGCCGGCCGGTGCCCACTTGCCCCGAGTGGACGATGCGCGATCTGGTGCTGCACGCCGGTGAGGTGCACCGCTGGGCACTGCACCATGTGGCCAACGGTTCCGGCGCCGCGGTGAGCATCCCGCCACCAGCAGCGCCGGACGACAAGGACCTGGGTGCCTGGCTGGTCCGCGGCGCCGACCAACTGGTGGACGCGCTGGCGAGGGCCTCCGACGACCTCGATGCGCTGGTGTTCCTCAAGAACGCGCCGGCGCCGCGGTCGTTCTGGGCCCGTCGGCAGGCCCACGAGACGCTGATCCACTCGATCGACGGCCTGAGCGGGCGGTTGGGCCGGATCCCGACGACCAGGGAGGCCGACGTGCCGCCGGCCCTGGCCGTCGACGGTCTCGACGAGCTGTTGACGGGCTTCATCACCCGGTCCCGGTCGCAGCTGCGAGCGCAGGTGCCGCACCGGGTGGTGGTCGCCCCCACCGACGCGAGAGTCGCGTGGACCCTGACGCTCTCGCCCGAACCCCCGGTGGCAGCCCGGTCGGCAACCCCCGACGACCGCTCCACCCTGATCACCGGGACCGCAGCGTCGCTGTACCTCGGGCTGTGGAACCGCGGCGACGAGGTGGCGGTGACCGGCGAACCCGAACTGCTGGGCATCTGGCGGGACAAGGTCCGGGTCTCGTGGGCCTGAGATCCGTGGGTACGAAGGAGACGTCATGAGCACCGAGGCACGCGCAGTGGCCTGGATCGGTGGCTACCCCGAAGACAGCGGGACCGGGCAGCAAGGCATACGCCTGCTGACGGCCGACGAGGCAGGGGAGGCCGCCGAGACCCGCTGGGTCGGCGCCGCGGAGTCGCCGTCCTGGCTGGCCCGCCACCACAGCGCTGCGGTGCTGTACGCAGCGCAGGAATCGGCCGGCACGCTCGCCGCTTTCCGGATCGTCGGCACGACGCTCACCCCGTTCGATGAGATCCCGGCCGGCGAGGCCGTCTGTCACCTGCTCGTCGGGCCGGATCTCCTGATCGCCTGCTGTTACGGCGACGGCGACGTGGTGCGGGTGGAGCTGCACGACGACGGTTCGTTCGGTGAGCGCAGCCTGGCCGTCCCGTCGATCGACCCCCATGCGCCGGAGGGCGACCGGCAGTCCCGGGCGCACTGTGCGGCGCCGTTGGGCGACGGGCACATCGTGGTGTCCGACCTGGGACATGACCAGCTCCGGTTCTTCGACACCGCCGACATCCTGCAGCAGATCGGCACGGTCGTCCTACCGATGGGCAGCGGTCCCCGCCACCTGTGGGTGCACAGCACGTCGAAGGTCTCGGTGATCACCGAGTACAGCTGCCAGGTGATCACGGTGGAGCGGATCAACGAAGGCCCGTGGCGGATCCTCTCGACCGTCTCACTGCTGGTGGGTGACGTCCCGGCAGACGCCGCCGGCGCCGAGCTGACCGGTTCGAGCGACGGCGCGGTGCTCTACGCCGGAGTGCGCGGTCCCGATCTGATCGTCACCCTGGACGCGACCGCGACCACCGTGCTCGGCCGGACACCCAGCGGCGCCCGGTGGCCGCGTCACCATCGGCAGCTGGGCGACCGGCTGCTGGTGGCGAACCAGGAGTCCGACGAGATCAGCGTGCTGCAGATCGATCCGGCCACCGACCTTCCCGGCGGGGTCGTCGGACGCATCTCGACGCCGGCACCGGCACACATCCTGGCGATCGACGCCCCGTGAGCGGCACACAGTGAGCGGTACTCCGGGGACGCACCGCCGGCGCGGGTGACGGATCCGGCGCGGGTGACGGATCCGATGGATCCCGCCGCGGTGGTCGGCGCGGCATCCGACCTGCTCGGGCAGCAGCTGCGGCTCGAGCGCGTGCCGGCGGGTGGGCAGCACGCGACGACCGTCGTCGTCACCGACGGTGCGGACCGGCTGGTCGTCAGGCGCTTCCCGCCCTCCGACACCGCCGTGGCACGTGAGGTCGCGGTGTTGCCGCGGCTCGTCCGGGATGGAGGCGGATCACAACGGCAGTACTGCGGACGCGGCTCGACTCGTGGAACGACCCGCTCTGAGGCGCTGTGCGGACGGTCGCGACCCGCGTTCCGCGCCCACTCGCACAGAGCCGAAGGAGTCGGCGTCGTGCTGCTCGAGGCCGGAGCTCACCACGGTGATCGGGGCCGACCGACGCCGCGCGAACCGATGCGGAATGCTGGGACGCATGAGGAATCCTGCATCGCCCTTGCGTGTCGTCGTCTGGGGCGAGAACCACCACGAGACCACCGAGCACGACCGTGAGGGCATGGCTGAGCGATACCCGACAGGGATGCACGGTGCCATCGCCGAGGGCCTGACGGAGCTGCTGGGCGACACCGTCCGGGTGCGCACCGCCACCCAGGACCAGCCCGAGCACGGTCTCACCGAAGAGGTGCTCGCCGAGACGGACGTG from Nakamurella sp. A5-74 harbors:
- a CDS encoding maleylpyruvate isomerase family mycothiol-dependent enzyme, which encodes MNAAPMNAAPTNPAPTNPDAPDVATGVPLEVHLTTIRRAARSLAEHLGVTGPGRPVPTCPEWTMRDLVLHAGEVHRWALHHVANGSGAAVSIPPPAAPDDKDLGAWLVRGADQLVDALARASDDLDALVFLKNAPAPRSFWARRQAHETLIHSIDGLSGRLGRIPTTREADVPPALAVDGLDELLTGFITRSRSQLRAQVPHRVVVAPTDARVAWTLTLSPEPPVAARSATPDDRSTLITGTAASLYLGLWNRGDEVAVTGEPELLGIWRDKVRVSWA
- the purD gene encoding phosphoribosylamine--glycine ligase, producing MRILVIGSGAREHALLRGLARDPQVRELHIAPGNAGTHDLATAHSLTIADPAAVTALAVSLEVDLVVIGPEIPLVAGAVDALRSAGIPAFGPTAAAAAIEGSKAFAKDVMAAAGVPTGRAVSLAADVPAEAVDRALEEFGAPYVVKDDGLAAGKGVVVTIDRAVAAAHAHDVLAAGHPALVEEYLAGPEVSLFAVCDGSRCVPLIPAQDFKRVGDGDTGPNTGGMGAYAPLPWIADDLVETVQRDVLDPVLAEMGRRGTPFAGLLYAGLVITDEGPKVIEFNCRFGDPETQVVLELLDSPLAQLLYSSAIGELGTAALQWKLGSAVTVVIAAENYPGTPTSGDEITGVTAPAEDAVVLHAGTARDSGGRLVSAGGRVLSATAHGPDLATARAAAYRIAESISLRGSHFRRDIAMAAEQGKVQGTVQGATHTPR
- a CDS encoding beta-propeller fold lactonase family protein, whose amino-acid sequence is MSTEARAVAWIGGYPEDSGTGQQGIRLLTADEAGEAAETRWVGAAESPSWLARHHSAAVLYAAQESAGTLAAFRIVGTTLTPFDEIPAGEAVCHLLVGPDLLIACCYGDGDVVRVELHDDGSFGERSLAVPSIDPHAPEGDRQSRAHCAAPLGDGHIVVSDLGHDQLRFFDTADILQQIGTVVLPMGSGPRHLWVHSTSKVSVITEYSCQVITVERINEGPWRILSTVSLLVGDVPADAAGAELTGSSDGAVLYAGVRGPDLIVTLDATATTVLGRTPSGARWPRHHRQLGDRLLVANQESDEISVLQIDPATDLPGGVVGRISTPAPAHILAIDAP
- a CDS encoding class I SAM-dependent methyltransferase → MPIELTPPYQDLTFMTPLSEGHADRLVAFASRDTNSVVDVGCGWAELLLRVVAGAPGARGVGIDLDQTAIEHGRSTAALRHLDSRVDLRVGDAAETPGDRVDAAICIGASQIWGPPVEQAQPLDYRAALHALRSLLTRGGRLVYGEGVWSREPTPAATAALSGRADEFIALPDVLDIAVSEGFRPVHVFEASQDEWDEFESGYSACYATWLSRHPCDHPDADAVRQRADRQRQAYFRGYRGVLGMAYFGLIAV